One stretch of Candida orthopsilosis Co 90-125, chromosome 3 draft sequence DNA includes these proteins:
- a CDS encoding Ecm29 protein (protein similar to S. cerevisiae Ecm29p) produces the protein MAEQEISLLNKVELRIALAESNSQLENALKIYLPPVLLKLASPNAQVRQLVFKIIQHVIPRITAARNLRLPVEALIDQVKNPNLSSDLDSTSVRLYSALFVSRGVDRIGDDEKRALVPLVVEQMSGLSESIAARTFAILCKLLKTWKVLDPDSDEFKDQRRMFVADKTNERYLALKIAKFMMFTMESSTKVTIGLSSDDIKFFTSDSGVTFQNNSELTATKLSLLQFLKSGFTNDQLVLPFVIASGESSSAICEASEKTLKTLCSNQDEITLYGGTTLVDYLIGIFLDTNRSTSYDWNLRLKIMQLLLKSNSIGKYKDVMEVCKIGLNSPSLKLRKLSTDLIENLLKANKHDPGFEEFTTGIANDLRSSLASEVVSNDSSSSYNSTLYAEKRSKYETLGSILQSAPTIFVNDWSYILFLLEAIDHEDSEVKVSIQNVLSSLSSHLNEISDSNKLALREIAREYFLKPYSHSGMGRYILVKYMNLAFPFDDAFARMLCIVGTGKENGPEILEESNKGLHPYWFNLLQANNANSFASTSYLLGNKSRVAFPKFSEFVTTLTTELAKNVHSPLFETLPRAIEFAVQILVMEALGKNRTVIALDENWSVRLDKALESNDTVRTLMVEKMKDWNTKKAVNELLSLCFDALIGQFKSDSEFTPSVFYGRAIGKLLTFSSSEIVESCSNRANELASILRQTHMRDDSMSEICKILGVIGSHPSNDDQKVMGLLDQLHGVQNKTVAVLAESYIVSRVFARGRREVISLLVLDQLLGDVIEMSKNQSTYPSAVESISQLAMFGTLKEPMSEIVKKYTTEFESSARERSKRFDERSVLALGYLALSENHNMSPELTENERAIYEFHNSKEIESVFASAEAFVITSSGWESKLLQHKLDIPDVDTRSLPRGTSRLPVILNTIVAACKDTKPSLRRAGCIWLLSQVQHCGHLKEVKQRSIELHYCFMRFLADKDEIVQDSASRGLALVYELGDAEFKELSVKSLLKSFTQSDANSYTAGSIQNDTALFEPDVLKTNDGSVSTYKDVLNLAQDAGDPSLVYKFMSLTKSSALWSSRRGIAYGLESILSQSSLDQMLSSNPKFAQRLIPKLYRYRYDPFTSVSQSMESIWTSLVRDPNRIIKENFDSILSELLTGMGKKEWRVRQASATAMSDLLQIVDLNRYEAKIEDIWTMSFRVMDDIKESVRKEGLKLTKSLVTVLTRALEKDSSNSGSQEILGRLISLLLGNRGILSDSQDIKDFSIKTLLKLCKTKSKALKPYIADLIENFVNLFSTLEPEVVNYLALNASNFNIDNQEFDAKRLQNVGKSSLMDAIEFLLSQLDEKTIPEFLIKLERSVKHSVGLPSKVSGSKVLITLVMNYHSLMRPYGAKLLEIASSQIKDRNNTVASCYAAAAGYICRICPVEALIKYSEKIAKMYFEPKETGDERSRILASNASNCVSKYSGDQFSVVASAFLPLAFVGRCDQLEPVKHNFEMEWTEHTAGDSAIKLYSTEILDLVKKYLECNEFSIRATLGRAMCHLCVAFGDSGHFSNRTIEELIQLLIDSNKGKSWEGKEYVFGALIEFSILNKAYLLRHRDLLDGIEKAITTEIKRRNKRYQRLAVQRSGRFIHEIHDQELVENYIQVMGDILQREAGGKDDDSDEEMTDAEGGAKADVVKEERVLELFHNLGVAFYYKSEGDVKLSQFIFKEMRDIFRSRVTITWRSKIKITELFRKLIKTLTKSSGDIELDLIETWKVLREQCLNVDALESVKLEFIRLSKELVPVLIDSSNQRLIELALQEFSSLEKSNVVRVELASRNN, from the coding sequence aTGGCAGAACAAGAGATATCATTATTAAATAAGGTGGAGCTACGAATTGCTCTCGCTGAAAGTAATTCACAATTGGAGAATGCACTAAAAATATACCTACCTCCtgtgttgttgaaactaGCCAGTCCAAATGCACAAGTTCGACAAttagttttcaaaattatccaGCATGTAATTCCAAGAATCACAGCCGCAAGAAACCTTCGATTACCAGTTGAGGCATTAATCGATCAAGTCAAGAACCCAAATTTGAGTTCGGATTTAGACTCAACATCGGTGAGATTATACTCAGCCCTATTCGTGTCGAGGGGCGTTGACAGAATTGGAGACGATGAAAAGAGAGCCCTAGTTCCTTTAGTAGTGGAGCAAATGTCAGGACTTTCGGAATCTATTGCAGCACGCACGTTTGCAATTCTATGCAAGTTGCTAAAAACTTGGAAAGTTCTTGATCCAGACTCTGATGAGTTCAAAGATCAAAGGCGAATGTTTGTTGCAGATAAAACGAATGAGCGGTATCTAGCTCTCAAAATAGCTAAGTTTATGATGTTTACTATGGAGTCCTCGACAAAGGTAACAATAGGATTAAGTAGTGACGATATAAAGTTTTTCACGTCTGACTCTGGAGTaactttccaaaataaCCTGGAGCTAACTGCTACGAAACTTTCATTACTCCAATTCTTAAAATCTGGATTCACCAATGACCAGCTTGTTTTGCCATTTGTGATTGCTTCGGGAGAGCTGTCTTCGGCAATTTGTGAAGCATCGGAAAAGACACTAAAAACATTGTGCTCAAATCAAGATGAAATAACTCTTTACGGTGGAACGACCTTAGTGGACTATCTCATTGGCATCTTTTTGGATACGAATAGATCAACCCTGTATGATTGGAACCTTAGACTTAAAATTATGCAGCTCTTGTTAAAAAGTAATTCCATTGGAAAGTATAAGGACGTTATGGAAGTATGCAAAATTGGGCTAAACTCCCCTTCGCTTAAATTGAGAAAGCTTTCGACAGACCTTATTGAAAACCTTTTGAAAGCAAACAAGCATGATCCAGGATTTGAAGAGTTTACTACCGGCATTGCAAATGACCTTCGTTCAAGTCTTGCGAGTGAGGTGGTATCCAATGACAGTTCGTCTTCGTACAATTCCACGCTCTACGCCGAGAAGCGATCCAAGTATGAGACTTTGGGAAGTATTCTACAATCAGCACCGACAATATTTGTCAATGACTGGTCATATATTTTATTCTTGCTTGAAGCCATCGATCATGAGGATTCTGAGGTGAAAGTTTCCATCCAAAACGTTTTATCAAGTTTATCAAGCCATTTAAATGAGATTAGCGACTCCAATAAGTTGGCTTTACGAGAAATTGCAAGAgaatattttttgaaacCCTATTCACATTCTGGTATGGGAAGATATATTCTTGTAAAGTACATGAACTTGGCATTCCCATTTGACGACGCTTTTGCAAGAATGTTGTGCATCGTTGGAACTGGTAAAGAAAATGGCCCTGAGATTTTGGAGGAGTCCAATAAGGGGTTACATCCATACTGGTTCAATCTCTTGCAAGCTAATAATGCAAACAGTTTTGCATCCACATCTTATCTATTGGGAAATAAGTCAAGAGTTGCGTTTCCAAAATTCAGCGAGTTTGTTACTACTCTCACAACCGAACTTGCTAAAAACGTTCACTCGCCATTGTTTGAAACTCTCCCTAGAGCTATCGAATTTGCAGTTCAAATTTTGGTAATGGAGGCCTTGGGTAAAAACAGGACTGTGATTGCGTTGGATGAAAATTGGTCTGTACGATTGGACAAGGCCTTGGAGCTGAATGATACAGTGAGGACATTGATGGTTGAAAAGATGAAAGATTGGAACACTAAAAAAGCTGTGAATGAGCTTTTGTCTCTCTGCTTTGATGCTCTTATTGGACAGTTCAAAAGCGATTCCGAATTTACTCCTAGTGTTTTTTATGGTCGGGCTATTGGTAAATTGCTCACTTTTTCTTCGTCTGAGATAGTCGAATCATGTTCGAATAGAGCCAACGAGTTAGCTTCTATACTTCGTCAAACCCACATGCGTGATGATTCAATGAGTGAAATCTGTAAAATATTGGGTGTCATAGGAAGCCACCCATCGAACGATGATCAGAAAGTCATGGGTCTTTTGGATCAGCTCCATGGAGTTCAAAATAAGACTGTTGCTGTTTTAGCAGAAAGTTATATTGTATCCAGAGTGTTCGCTAGAGGTAGACGTGAGGTAATTTCCTTGTTGgttcttgatcaattacTTGGAGACGTTATTGAGATGTCTAAGAACCAGTCTACTTATCCTTCTGCAGTTGAGCTGATATCGCAATTGGCGATGTTTGGCACACTTAAAGAGCCTATGTCAGAAATTGTCAAGAAGTACACaactgaatttgaatccaGTGCTCGGGAGAGGCTGAAAAGGTTTGACGAAAGGAGTGTCCTAGCATTGGGATACCTCGCATTATCAGAAAACCACAACATGTCCCCTGAATTGACTGAAAATGAACGAGCAATTTATGAATTCCACAACTCGAAAGAAATAGAGTCGGTTTTTGCTTCAGCTGAAGCATTTGTTATTACTTCTTCTGGGTGGGAGTCGAAGCTATTGCAGCATAAACTTGATATTCCTGACGTGGACACAAGGAGCTTGCCCAGGGGCACGTCAAGGTTGCCTGTAATTTTGAACACCATTGTTGCAGCTTGTAAAGACACCAAGCCTTCGTTGAGGCGGGCTGGTTGCATTTGGCTTTTGTCTCAAGTGCAACATTGTGGTCACTTGAAGGAAGTCAAACAgagatcaattgaattgcATTATTGCTTTATGAGATTCTTAGCAGACAAGGATGAAATAGTACAAGACTCCGCTTCAAGAGGTTTGGCTTTGGTATACGAATTGGGTGATGCTGAGTTTAAAGAATTGTCAGTAAAATCTTTACTAAAGTCATTCACCCAGTCTGATGCAAATTCATACACAGCTGGAAGCATCCAAAATGACACGGCTTTATTTGAACCTGATGTTTTGAAGACCAATGATGGTTCTGTCTCAACATATAAGGATGTATTGAACTTGGCCCAAGATGCCGGGGACCCGAGTCTTGTTTACAAATTCATGTCTTTGACAAAGTCATCGGCGTTGTGGTCTTCACGTCGTGGTATTGCCTATGGGTTGGAATCCATTTTATCTCAATCATCCTTGGACCAGATGCTATCTAGTAACCCAAAGTTTGCCCAAAGACTTATTCCAAAACTCTACCGGTACAGATACGACCCTTTTACTAGTGTTTCTCAATCGATGGAGTCAATTTGGACCTCACTAGTTAGGGACCCTAACCGGattatcaaagaaaattttgatcTGATTTTGAGTGAATTGTTGACTGGTATGGGTAAAAAAGAGTGGAGGGTACGACAAGCAAGTGCCACCGCTATGAGTGACTTATTACAAATTGTCGACTTGAATCGATACGAGGCAAAGATTGAGGATATTTGGACAATGAGTTTCCGAGTAATGGATGATATAAAAGAGAGTGTTAGAAAAGAagggttgaaattgacgaAATCTTTGGTTACCGTTTTGACAAGAGCCTTGGAAAAGGATTCAAGTAACTCTGGTAGTCAGGAGATTCTAGGAAGGTTGATTCTGCTTTTGTTAGGGAATAGGGGAATCCTTTCTGACTCCCAAGACATTAAAGacttttcaatcaagactttgttgaaactttgCAAGACTAAGAGCAAGGCGTTGAAACCTTATattgctgatttgattgaaaatttcgTCAACCTCTTCTCCACATTGGAGCCTGAGGTTGTGAACTACTTAGCACTTAATGCCAGTAATTTTAATATCGATAATCAGGAATTTGATGCAAAACGATTGCaaaatgttggaaaatcTCTGTTGATGGATGccattgaatttttgttgagtcaattggatgaaaagaCAATTCCTGagtttttgataaagttggAACGCAGTGTCAAGCATAGTGTTGGGTTGCCTTCGAAAGTAAGTGGTTCAAAAGTCTTAATTACATTGGTTATGAATTACCACTCTCTTATGAGGCCATATGGTGCCAAGCTTTTGGAAATTGCGTCAAGTCAAATCAAAGATCGGAACAACACAGTGGCCTCTTGCTATGCTGCTGCGGCAGGGTACATTTGTCGTATTTGTCCCGTAGAAGCACTAATCAAGTACTCTGAAAagattgcaaaaatgtATTTTGAACCTAAGGAGACAGGAGACGAGAGGTCGAGAATATTGGCATCTAACGCAAGCAATTGTGTATCGAAATACTCTGGAGATCAGTTTAGTGTCGTTGCGTCAGCGTTTTTACCCTTGGCTTTTGTCGGTCGATGTGATCAACTAGAACCGGTGAAGcacaattttgaaatggaGTGGACGGAACACACAGCTGGTGATTCGGCTATTAAGTTGTACTCGACTGAAATACTTGATCTTGTGAAGAAGTACTTGGAATGTAATGAGTTTTCAATCAGGGCCACATTGGGAAGGGCTATGTGTCATCTTTGTGTTGCATTTGGTGATTCGGGCCACTTTTCTAACCGCACCattgaagagttgattCAGTTGTTAATCGATTCTAACAAAGGTAAGTCTTGGGAAGGTAAGGAATATGTGTTTGGCGCTTTGATTGAGTTTtccattttgaataaagcGTACTTGTTGCGACATCGTGATTTACTTGATGGAATTGAGAAAGCAATAACAACTGAAATTAAGAGAAGAAACAAGAGGTATCAAAGATTGGCAGTACAAAGGAGTGGAAGATTTATTCACGAAATCCACGACCAAGAGCTTGTTGAGAATTATATACAAGTGATGGGGGATATTTTGCAACGTGAAGCCGGGGGCAAAGATGATGatagtgatgaagaaatgaCTGATGCTGAAGGAGGAGCTAAAGCAGACGTAGTGAAAGAAGAGAGAGTTTTGGAGTTGTTTCATAATTTAGGGGTTGCGTTTTATTACAAGCTGGAGGGCGATGTTAAATTATCTCAATTTATATTTAAAGAGATGAGAGACATTTTTCGTTCCAGAGTTACAATAACTTGGAGGTCAAAGATCAAGATAACTGAGTTGTTTAGAAAACTTATCAAGACATTGACAAAGAGTAGTGGCGACATAGaacttgatttgattgaaacttGGAAAGTGTTGAGAGAGCAGTGTTTGAATGTTGATGCCCTTGAATCAGTGAAGTTGGAGTTTATTCGATTATCGAAAGAGTTAGTGCCAGTGTTGATTGATTCGAGCAATCAGAGACTAATAGAACTAGCCTTACAAGAGTTTTCCAGTCTCgagaaatcaaatgttgTCAGAGTAGAACTAGCAAGTAGAAATAATTAA
- a CDS encoding Gcd2 translation initiation factor produces MADTAVQAKPAEPEGEKNLSNKELKELKKKEKAAKRAAQKEKNGITVEQQRQLADEKKKSSQSAASNTASNLKKQLNQTLIITDKKVPHLFGHLETREQRNASSPAISHIVHPAIIALTLKYSSYNVVGSSSRLVNMLRVFKQVIADYKTPENTTLTRHLTGHLSHQIEFLKSGRPLSVSMGNAIRWLKQEISHVSIDISELQAKELLCQKIDDFLREKVELSDQLIVESAAKHVTSGATILTYGHSQVLEELFKFCAVEQGKKFNLVIVDSRPLFEGKKLLRHLSQTKSTDSLGEEVPITQKYITIHYVLLNALSSTLLDDVDCVFLGAHAMLSNGRLFSRVGTAMIAMMCHTRNIPVLTCCESIKFSDKVQLDSVTSNELADPNDLINNTNSRKPPQKKTFALEQFLKQSNLEKSKDKKESFDETKNVDEPLQNWKTLQALNILNIMYDLTPPEYINKVITELGALPPSSVPVILREYKST; encoded by the coding sequence ATGGCTGACACTGCAGTTCAGGCAAAACCGGCCGAACCGGAAGGAGAGAAGAATTTATCGAATAAAGAACTCAAGGAGttaaaaaagaaggaaaaggCGGCAAAAAGAGCAGctcaaaaagagaaaaatgGTATCACAGTAGAGCAACAACGACAACTAGCGgatgagaaaaagaagctGTCACAGTCTGCAGCATCCAACACTGCTTCTAATTTAAAGAAGCAGTTGAATCAGACTCTTATAATAACAGATAAGAAGGTGCCACATTTGTTTGGACACTTAGAAACACGCGAACAAAGGAACGCATCATCACCAGCTATTTCGCACATTGTGCATCCAGCAATCATTGCCTTGACGTTGAAGTACTCGAGTTATAATGTTGTGGGATCACTGTCGAGATTGGTCAATATGCTTCGTGTGTTTAAACAAGTCATTGCGGATTATAAAACGCCGGAAAATACTACACTAACAAGACACTTGACCGGTCATTTGTCGCATCAAATTGAGTTTCTCAAGTCTGGAAGACCATTGTCAGTGTCCATGGGAAATGCCATAAGATGGTTGAAGCAAGAAATTTCtcatgtttcaattgatatcTCTGAATTACAAGCAAAAGAGTTGCTCtgtcaaaaaattgatgattttttgaGAGAAAAGGTTGAACTTTCGGATCAGTTGATTGTCGAGAGCGCGGCAAAGCATGTTACCAGCGGAGCCACTATCCTAACCTATGGCCATTCTCAAGTATTGGAAGAACTTTTCAAGTTTTGTGCTGTAGAACAAGGTAAAAAATTTAACTTGGTTATAGTGGATTCAAGACCCTTATTTGAAGGAAAGAAGTTGTTACGACATCTACTGCAAACAAAATCTACGGATTCTTTAGGAGAGGAAGTTCCAATAACTCAGAAGTACATCACCATTCACTACGTTTTGCTCAATGCATTGTCGTCAACGTTATTGGACGACGTTGACTGTGTTTTCTTGGGTGCGCATGCTATGCTCTCCAATGGTCGTTTATTTTCAAGAGTTGGTACTGCAATGATTGCTATGATGTGCCACACAAGGAACATTCCTGTGTTGACATGTTGTGAGTCGATAAAGTTTTCTGATAAAGTTCAATTGGATTCGGTAACAAGTAACGAATTAGCAGATccaaatgatttgataaacaataCCAATAGTAGAAAGCCGCCTCAAAAAAAGACTTTTGCTTTGGAGCAGTTCTTGAAACAGTCAAACTTGGAAAAATCAAAGGATAAAAAGGAGAGCTTTGATGAGACTAAGAATGTGGATGAGCCATTGCAAAACTGGAAAACCCTTCAAGCGTTGAACATTTTGAACATAATGTACGACTTGACACCTCCAGAGTATATAAATAAAGTGATTACTGAACTTGGTGCTTTGCCACCATCATCTGTTCCTGTCATTTTGCGTGAGTATAAAAGTACATAA
- a CDS encoding Drs2 protein (S. cerevisiae homolog DRS2 has role post-Golgi vesicle-mediated transport, ribosomal small subunit assembly, intracellular protein transport, endocytosis, phospholipid translocation), which produces MSNHKHSASSQKNNNPFSDDENDLIDLDVTNPYADYNPQHEYPQVSSSSQGRSTFNPFNDQFVISDDEEEEEVTVPNGKPARSTVRRNSYLSSHNDLSSTTDFIGTNTTEYVNLNREQPRDFDIRHIFQKVKSKITGRNPGISDTKSKEPREIFIMNHAANSGYSYYGNHISTTKYNFATFLPKFLFEQFSKYANLFFLFTSIIQQVPHVSPTNRYTTIGTLIVVLFVSAIKEISEDLKRANADKELNNTRVLVLNPVTGDFVLKKWVKVQVGDIVKVNNEEPFPADLILISSSEPEGLCYIETANLDGETNLKIKQSRTETAHLKSANDLVRGFSNAKVMSEQPNSSLYTYEGVLRGFENGRDIPLSPEQLLLRGATLRNTQWANGIVIFTGHETKLMRNATATPIKRTDVERIINLQIIALFCVLIVLSLVSSIGNVIKTKANSGDLGYLHLEGTSMAKLFFQDLLTYWILFSNLVPISLFVTVELIKYYQAFMIGSDLDMYYEETDTPTGVRTSSLVEELGQINYIFSDKTGTLTRNVMEFKACSIGGKCYIEEIPEDGHAQIIDGIEVGYHTFDELRSDFTNSSFQQSAIINEFLTLLSTCHTVIPEVDGPNIKYQAASPDEGALVQGAADLGFKFIVRRPKTVTVENTLTQMKSEYELLNICEFNSTRKRMSAIFRCPDGVIRLFCKGADTVIMERLSQSEPQPFIDATLRHLEDFAAEGLRTLCIASRIVSEQEYQQWSKKYYDASTSLQDRGDKMDAVAELIETDLFLLGATAIEDKLQDGVPETIQTLQDAGIKIWILTGDRQETAINIGMSCKLLSEDMNLLIVNEENKTDTRLNLKEKLTAIQEHQFDGEDGSLESSLALIIDGHSLGFALEPDLEDLFIELGSRCRAVVCCRVSPLQKALVVKMVKRKKKQSLLLAIGDGANDVSMIQAAHVGVGISGMEGMQAARSADVSIGQFKYLKKLLLVHGSWSYQRISNAILYSFYKNIALYMTQFWFVFVNAFSGQSIAESWTLTFYNVLFTVLPPIVMGVFDQFVSARQLVKYPQLYQLGQQRKFFNVAVFWSWIVNGFYHSAVIFLCSFFIYRYGNVISSGLTTDNWAWGVAVYTTCTLTTLGKAALVVTLWTKFTLIAIPGSFLLWLAWFPAYATIAPLINVSDEYRGVLAVTYPLLTFWGMIFGVPVLCLLRDFAWKFYKRQTSPETYHYVQEIQKYNIQDHRPRMEQFQKAIRKVRQVQRIKKQRGFAFSSAEGNDQEKLMRLYDTSKK; this is translated from the coding sequence ATGTCTAATCACAAGCATTCTGCATCTTCGcagaaaaacaacaatccTTTttcagatgatgaaaatgactTGATAGATCTTGACGTGACGAATCCGTACGCAGATTACAATCCACAACATGAGTATCCACAGGTGCTGAGCTCTAGTCAAGGGAGATCAACATTTAATCCGTTCAACGACCAATTTGTAATATCTGACgatgaggaggaggaggaagTGACAGTGCCTAATGGCAAACCAGCAAGGTCTACCGTTAGACGAAACTCATATCTAAGCTCACATAACGATTTGCTGTCGACTACTGATTTCATAGGGACAAACACTACAGAGTATGTGAACTTGAACAGGGAACAACCTCGAGATTTCGACATAAGGCATATCTTTCAAAAGGTCAAGAGTAAAATTACCGGTCGAAATCCGGGCATCAGTGACACGAAGTCAAAAGAACCTAGAGAAATATTTATTATGAACCATGCTGCAAATTCCGGGTACAGCTACTACGGAAACCACATTTCAACcacaaaatacaattttgCCACGTTTTTGCCGAAATTCCTATTTGAACAGTTTAGCAAATATGCAAActtgttctttttgttcACATCGATAATTCAACAAGTGCCGCATGTTTCACCCACCAATCGATATACAACGATTGGTACTTTAATTGTAGTATTGTTTGTGTCGGCAATCAAGGAGATTCTGGAAGACTTGAAACGAGCTAATGCCGACAAAGAGCTAAATAATACTCGAGTCTTGGTTCTCAATCCAGTTACAGGTGACTttgtgttgaaaaagtggGTCAAGGTTCAAGTGGGAGATATAGTTAAGGTAAACAACGAAGAGCCATTTCCAGCtgatttaattttaattAGCTCTTCCGAGCCAGAGGGGCTTTGCTACATAGAAACAGCCAACCTTGATGGAGAAACCAACTTGAAGATTAAACAGTCAAGAACGGAAACGGCACATTTGAAGAGCGCTAACGATCTTGTACGAGGATTTTCAAATGCCAAAGTAATGTCTGAGCAACcaaattcttcattgtACACATATGAAGGTGTTCTCAGGGGGTTTGAGAATGGTAGGGATATACCATTATCTCCAGAACAGCTATTACTAAGGGGAGCCACGTTGAGGAACACACAATGGGCCAATGGGATTGTGATTTTCACAGGTCATGAAACAAAGCTAATGAGAAATGCCACTGCAACTCCCATAAAACGTACTGACGTGGAGCGAATAATCAACCTTCAAATCATTGCGTTGTTTTGTGTATTGATTGTTCTTTCGTTGGTCTCGTCTATAGGAAATGTCATCAAGACAAAAGCCAACAGTGGTGACTTGGGTTACTTGCACTTGGAAGGAACTTCAATGGCCAAATTATTCTTTCAAGACTTGTTGACTTattggattttgttttcaaacttggtGCCTATTTCCTTGTTTGTCACAGTCGAGTTGATCAAATACTATCAAGCGTTCATGATTGGGAGTGATTTGGACATGTACTATGAGGAAACTGATACACCTACTGGAGTCAGGACATCTTCTCTTGTTGAAGAGTTAGgtcaaatcaattacatTTTCAGCGACAAGACTGGTACATTAACCCGGAACGTGATGGAGTTCAAAGCATGCTCAATTGGAGGGAAATGTTACATTGAAGAGATTCCCGAGGATGGGCATGCACAGATTATCGATGGCATTGAAGTCGGATATCACACATTTGACGAGTTACGCTCTGACTTTACGAATAGCTCGTTCCAACAGTCAGCAATTATCAACGAATTTCTCACCTTGCTAAGCACATGTCACACTGTAATCCCCGAGGTCGATGGCCCCAATATCAAATACCAAGCAGCTTCTCCAGATGAAGGTGCCTTAGTGCAAGGTGCTGCCGATTTGggattcaaattcattgtGCGTCGGCCAAAGACTGTTACTGTTGAAAATACACTTACCCAAATGAAGTCGGAATATGAGTTGCTAAACATCTGCGAATTTAATTCTACAAGGAAAAGAATGTCAGCAATATTTCGCTGTCCAGATGGGGTTATCAGATTATTTTGTAAAGGTGCGGATACTGTTATAATGGAGCGTCTTTCACAGAGTGAACCTCAACCATTTATTGACGCTACATTGAGACATTTGGAGGACTTTGCAGCCGAAGGGTTGCGGACGCTTTGTATCGCGTCACGCATAGTTTCAGAACAAGAGTACCAACAGTGGAGTAAAAAATACTACGATGCATCTACTTCATTGCAAGACCGTGGCGACAAGATGGATGCTGTTGCTGAGCTTATCGAGACTGACTTGTTCCTTTTGGGCGCTACCGCTATTGAGGATAAATTACAAGACGGGGTACCAGAAACTATACAGACATTGCAGGATGCAGGAATTAAGATTTGGATTCTTACTGGTGATCGACAAGAAACTGCTATAAACATTGGTATGTCTTGTAAATTGTTAAGTGAAGAcatgaatttattgattgtCAATGAGGAAAATAAGACGGATACAAGACTAAACTTGAAGGAAAAATTAACCGCGATTCAAGAGCATCaatttgatggtgaagatggTTCTTTGGAGTCTTCGTTAGCATTGATTATTGACGGTCATTCACTAGGGTTTGCTTTGGAGCCTGATTTGGAAGACTTGTTCATCGAATTGGGATCACGTTGCAGAGCCGTTGTTTGCTGCCGTGTCTCCCCGTTGCAAAAAGCTCTTGTTGTGAAAATGgtgaaaaggaagaaaaagcAGTCTTTGCTTCTTGCTATTGGTGATGGTGCCAACGATGTTTCTATGATTCAAGCTGCTCATGTTGGAGTTGGAATAAGTGGAATGGAAGGTATGCAAGCTGCAAGAAGTGCCGATGTTTCCATTGGTCAATTCAAGTATTTAAAGAAGTTGCTATTGGTCCATGGGTCTTGGTCATACCAGCGGATCTCGAATGCCATCCTATACTCATTCTATAAAAACATCGCCTTGTACATGACAcaattttggtttgtttttgtCAATGCATTTTCAGGTCAATCGATTGCTGAGTCATGGACTCTTACATTTTACAACGTGCTTTTCACTGTGCTTCCCCCAATCGTGATGGGAgtctttgatcaatttgtgAGTGCAAGGCAGTTGGTTAAGTACCCACAATTATATCAATTAGGACAACAACGCAAATTCTTTAACGTCGCCGTTTTTTGGAGTTGGATTGTCAATGGTTTCTACCACTCGGCAGTGATATTTCTTTGCTCGTTTTTCATTTACAGGTATGGTAATGTTATTTCCAGTGGCTTGACCACTGATAACTGGGCTTGGGGTGTGGCTGTGTATACTACATGTACCTTGACTACTTTAGGGAAAGCTGCCTTGGTGGTCACATTGTGGACTAAATTTACATTAATTGCTATTCCAGGCTCATTCCTCTTGTGGCTAGCTTGGTTTCCCGCGTATGCAACGATCGCTCCATTGATTAATGTTTCTGATGAGTATAGGGGAGTGTTGGCGGTAACGTATCCCTTGCTTACTTTTTGGGGAATGATTTTTGGTGTGCCAGTCTTGTGCTTGCTAAGAGATTTTGCATGGAAGTTCTACAAAAGACAAACCAGTCCCGAGACTTATCATTATGTGCAAGAGATTCAAAAGTACAACATACAAGATCATAGACCACGTATGgaacaattccaaaaagCGATTAGAAAGGTCCGTCAAGTGCAAAGAATAAAGAAGCAAAGAGGGTTTGCCTTTTCACTGGCAGAAGGTAATGATCAGGAGAAGTTGATGCGGTTGTACGATACCTCCAAGAAGTAG